A stretch of Paludisphaera borealis DNA encodes these proteins:
- a CDS encoding helix-turn-helix transcriptional regulator: MSTDAAPLLICAVDVARMMGVSERTLWRLVSAGRVPTPLRIGRNTRWRAGEVRDWIERGCPASHAKA; this comes from the coding sequence ATGAGCACCGACGCTGCACCGCTGCTGATCTGCGCCGTTGACGTGGCGCGGATGATGGGGGTGTCCGAACGGACGTTGTGGCGGCTGGTCTCCGCCGGCAGGGTGCCGACGCCGCTGCGCATTGGCCGCAACACACGTTGGCGTGCCGGCGAGGTCAGGGACTGGATCGAGCGCGGCTGCCCGGCATCGCACGCCAAAGCCTGA
- a CDS encoding pentapeptide repeat-containing protein gives MDRDNQKHIDSSPARRVDWRGADLRGVSMSGVNLSGIDFRGADLRGVSFARSDMSLCDLRGAQIQGANFQDASLYGAKMQGCEAAGADFRGCDMRQANLGGAYLDGAAMPAPPSLSDIADARSSPPEPGQGRELEKEMGISK, from the coding sequence GTGGATCGCGATAACCAGAAGCACATCGACTCCTCCCCGGCCCGGCGCGTCGATTGGCGCGGCGCCGACCTTCGCGGCGTGAGCATGTCCGGCGTCAATTTGTCGGGGATCGACTTCCGCGGCGCCGATTTGCGGGGCGTCAGCTTCGCGCGCAGCGATATGAGCCTCTGCGACCTGCGCGGAGCGCAGATCCAGGGGGCGAATTTTCAGGACGCCAGCCTGTACGGGGCGAAGATGCAGGGCTGCGAAGCGGCCGGGGCCGACTTCCGCGGCTGCGATATGCGGCAGGCCAACCTCGGCGGCGCCTATCTCGACGGGGCGGCGATGCCCGCGCCGCCGTCGCTCTCGGACATAGCCGACGCCCGGTCCTCGCCGCCGGAGCCGGGCCAGGGTAGGGAGCTGGAAAAGGAAATGGGCATCTCGAAGTAG